TGGCTACGTGCTCGAGACCGGCTACGTGCGGTTCGAGGACGAAGCGAAACGCCTGCTCGCGAACGAAGACGTCCAGAAGGCGTACCTGGGCGGCTGAGCCCGCGCCCACCTCGCTGCCATGAACCTGCCCGCCGCCCTTGCACGAGTTCTCGCCGCCGCGCTGCGGCACCCCGGGCGTTCGCTGCGTCATGCGCTCGATCTCGCCGCCGACCTCGAAGGGCGCCGGCGCGCCGCGGCGCTCGGGTTCGCGCGCGGATTTCCGAGCGTCGAACTGACCACGTTGACCGGGCCGCTCGATCTCACGATCGATCCCTTCACGTTCCTCGACGGCACCTCGCGCGTCACCGATCTGGCGTTGCTGGTCGGGCTCGCGCGTCGCCTGCCGAACGCCGAGTACCTGGAAATCGGCAGCTGGCGAGGCGAAAGCCTCGTGAACGTGGCCCGACACGCCGCCTCGGCCGTCTCGGTCAGCCTCTCGGAGGCCGAGATGCGAGCCCTCGGCCTCGAGTCGCAGTACCTCGGCATGGACGGCATGTTCCTCGATCGGGTGACGAACGTGACTCGCGTGCGGCAGGATTCGACCACGCTCGACTTCGAGAGCCTCGGCCGGCGCTTCGATCTGATCTTCGTCGACGGCGACCACCACCACGACGCAGTGGTGAGCGACACCCGCAATGCGTTTCGAATGCTCCGGGACGATCGATCGGTGATCGTGTGGCACGACTGCGGCAACAGCTACGAGGATTTCCGCTGGGAGGTCGTGTCGTCGGTGTT
This sequence is a window from Candidatus Eisenbacteria bacterium. Protein-coding genes within it:
- a CDS encoding class I SAM-dependent methyltransferase codes for the protein MNLPAALARVLAAALRHPGRSLRHALDLAADLEGRRRAAALGFARGFPSVELTTLTGPLDLTIDPFTFLDGTSRVTDLALLVGLARRLPNAEYLEIGSWRGESLVNVARHAASAVSVSLSEAEMRALGLESQYLGMDGMFLDRVTNVTRVRQDSTTLDFESLGRRFDLIFVDGDHHHDAVVSDTRNAFRMLRDDRSVIVWHDCGNSYEDFRWEVVSSVLAGTPPELRHQLYRVSHSLCGVFTRAPIESGFPSFPAEPRELFDVTIRSRPFARG